The Bacteroidota bacterium genomic interval ATATTTTGTTAACTTTGCAACTTGAAATTTAGTTCGTTGAAAATATTGAAATTACAAAATCCGTAGTACCCGAAAAACGAATCCTATGAACGTAATATGCTCATATGTAGGCAGATATAAAATATTGTTCTCAACTTGGGATAACATCTTTTATTTTCAACAGATTTTTATTAAACAACTTTTTATCATACTCAGTAGCACTAATTTGCTCAGCTTGTATTTCACCTTGTCGCAACCACGCTGATATTGCATGAGGTTCAAAAGTATGTTTTAATGATGTATAAGCTGCTACTTTTAATTCCTTTTCTATGTATAATTTTTTCCATGCTTCACATGATGATATTGAGAAGTACTCAAACAAGTTAATGGTTTTTTCTTCTATTTTTCTTGTTTTAGGCAACCAATTATTTTTTGACATTTCAGCATATGGAAACTTTCTTGTCCATACTTCAGCTTGTACAACTGCATATTTCCTTTGCTCTCTAGCTTTATATTCATTATATCTTGCTTGTTTATTAATCCAGAAATAAGCAGGAATTTTAGTAATATTTTCAAACAAAATTGCCATTTCAGGAGTAAGTGAACTATTACCTTTTAAGACTGCAATAATTGTCTGCTCTGGCTTTCCAGTACGTATTGCAAATTCTTTTCGGCTCATCTTCATTTCTTCCAATTTCTCATTAAGGGTCTCGCAAGGATGAAATACTATTTCAGGGTAATATTCATTTAATGTGGCCATAATTTATCCCTCCTTATGATAATTTGTTATTTCAATTATTTCTACACTTTTAATTTCAATTAAAACTTGTTTGCTATCATCATTCTTTGGTATTGGATTTTTAGCAGGCCTAAATATTAGCCTATACGGTTGATCCAAATCACAAGACCATTGGTCTTTTCTGTTTTCAGATAACTGATGAAAACATCCAGGCAAATGTTCTAAGTCAATAAAACTCTCAACAGCAACCATATCGTCTAATCTTTTTTTATAAAGCTTTGCTCTTCTTGCACCCATTTTTTTTTACTGCTATGCTATAATTGTTAGCATATTTTTTCAATTTCCTATCGGCAAAAATAATAATCATTTTTCAGAAATAAATATTATTAACAGAATGTATTAATTAAAATATCTTAGCTGATAGCAAATTCTTTTAAAAACCATTCTTTTCTATATGCAATGATAATCATTAAAAGGGAGATGCTGAAAAAATATTCAAAGTGTTAATTTACAATCAGTATCCTATGATTTTCTAATTTCAGGAACTAATTAAAGCCAAAGAAAATAAAAACTAAATTTCTAATTATTAAATTAAAAAAAATATCTATTTTTGCAGGCTCAAAATTTTTTGATAATTTTTAATGAATTAATAAATGGCAACATTAGAAAAAATAAGGAAAAAGGGACCATTAGTAGCAATTATTATTGGGATCGCATTAGTAGCATTTATTCTTGGCGATTTTTTGTCTTCAGGAAAATCAATGTTTACTGATTCACAAAACGAAATGGCAAAAGTTTTTGACAAATCAATTTCATATACCAACTATTTCGAGCAAATAGAAAGATTGAGACAAATTTATATAAACAATCAAGGAGGAAAAACTACTATTGATCCTGAAACAGAAGAAAGTATCAGAAAGCAAATTTGGGACGAAATTATCAAAACTGCTGCTATGGAGAATTCCTACAACGAGTTAGGATTAGGCATTCACCCTGAAGAACTTTTCGAACTTACTCAAGGTCAGAATTTACATCCTATAGTTCAGCAAATTTTTCAAAACAAAGAAACCGGACAGGTTGATAGAACCCAGATTATCAACTTTTTGAAAAACATGGATAGCGAAGAAGCAATAGATTCAAAAAATTATTGGTTATTCCTTGAAGAACAAATTGTTACTTCTCAAGTTTTTACAAAATATATGAACCTTGTGAAAAAAGGAATGTATGCAACCAACTTCGAAGCAAAAGCAGCATTAGAAGAAAAAACCCTTGAAGCAAATTTCGACTTTATTGTTCAAAAATATAATACTATTTCTGATAGTGCAATAAACATTTCAGAACAAGAGGTACAAGAATATTACGAATCGCACAAGAAAAAATATCAACAAGAAGCTTCACGCGATATTTCATATGTTACTTTTGATGTTATAGCATCGACTGAAGATGACAAACTTGCAAAAGAAGCATTAGACAAACTAATTCCAGAATTTGTGGAAGCAGAAAACGATATGCAATTTATAAATCTAAGCTCAGACGAGTCGTATGACGAAACAAACTACAAGCAAGGTGTACTTCCTGAAATGTTAGATACTTTTGCATTTAGTTCCGAGATTGGAGAAACGTACGGACCATATAAAGAAAATAATACCTACAAAATTGCTAAATTATCTGCAATAAACTTTTTACCGGATTCGGTAAAAGCAAGTCATATTTTGATAAAAGTTGAAACTCAGGAAGATTACACTGCTGCACATACTCTTTTAGACAGCCTAAAATTATTAGCAGAAGCAGGAGCAGATTTTGCCGAATTAGCAAAACAACATTCGCTTGATGGCTCAGCAGCCGGTGGAGGCGATATAGGCTGGTTTAAGGAAAATCAAATGTTGAAACCATTTAACGACTGGTGCTTTGAAGCAAAGGTTGGAGATTTTGGCATTATTGATTCTCAAGCTGGTGTTCATCTTGTTAATTTGAGCGACAGAGGAGAAGAAATTAAAAAAGTTCAAGTTGGGATTGTTCAGATAAAAGTAATTCCGGGAACTAAGACTTATAGAGATATTTACGCCAGAGCAAACAGTTTTGCAGGTAAAAACAGAAATCTTGAAAGCTTTGAAAGTGCTGTTGTTTCAGAAAATCTAACCAAACGTGTTGCTCCAAATCTTATAAAATCTGAGAAAAAAATTGCAGGATTAGAACGTCCTGATATTTTAATAAACTGGGCTTATCGTGCTGAATTAAATTCGGTTTCTCCTGTTTTCGATCTTGCAGATAAATATGTAGTTGCTGTTCTTACAGGATTGAGAGAAAAAGGAATTGCCCCACTCCAACAAATACGCCAACAAGTTGAAGCAGAGGTAATCAAGAGCAAAAAAGCTGAACAGATTATTTCAAATCTTGAGACAGAAATTGCTGCAAGTAAATCGCTTGAAGAAATTGCTGCAAAAATTGAATCGAATGTAGAAAAAGCTGAAAGCATTAATTTCTCTGCTTTTCAGGTGCCGGGAGCAGGAGTAGAGCCAGAATTAATTGGAGCAGTTTTAAATTCTGAAGAAAACAAAATTTCTAATCCTGTCATAGGAGCAAACGGAGTTTATGTTTTCAAAATAACTTCAACAAATAAAAAAGAAGAAGGCGATTTAGTTGCCGAGCAAACCAGACTAACAACAGGTGCCCAATCAAGATCTGAATATCAGACCTACGAAGCAATAAAAAAACTTGCAAATATTGTCGATAACAGATAAAAAACAATTTCTATACAAAAAAGCCCAGGTTAAATTTTAGCCTGGGCTTTTTTTGTTTTGGTAAAATCAAAACTTCTGTAACACAATAACATTTTTATAATGCTCGTATCGTTCCAATATTTCAGTTACATAATTATAAGTTTCAATTCCCCGACAGTATCCATGCTGAACAACAGGATCATGATAATATTTGGGTTGTGATTTTTTTATTAGATAATAATCAACACTTTCGTTCCAAACATCAGGATCTTTTCCATTCTTTTTTGCAAGGGCTCTGGCATCAATTACATGCCCAAGACCAACGTTGTATGAGCCTAATATAAATTTTATTTTTTCTTTTTCATCATCAATTTTTTCAGATAAAACTTGATCGAGCCAAATAAGAAACTTCACGCCAGCTTCTATGTTTTCTTCAGGATTTGCTAAAGAATCTACGCCATATCTCTCTGCTGTAGAAGGCATTAGCTGCATTAATCCATAAGCTCCAGCCCATGATCGTACATTTGGTTTAAATTTCGACTCCTGATAAATTAATGAAGCCAACAGTCGCCAGTCCCAATTTAGATTTTCGCTGAATTTTTTTATAAGTTCGTCATATTCAGAAATTCTGCCACCTGAAATAGAATTATATTCACTTTTTGCAATATTCGCCGAACGGCTATTTCGGAAATACTTATTATAAATATTTCGGAAACGAACTGTTTTCTTAAATTCTATCAACCATTTGTCAATTTCTGTGCGAAGATCATTTGCATCCTTTTTTACAGCCCAAGCCAGATTTTGCGGAAAACTTATAGTGGTTCCAACATCAATATTAGGATAATAAGTTTGATTGACCAAACCAACTATTTCGTCACATACAGTGTAATCTATTTCGCCACTTGCAACAAGAGAAATTAGCTGCTCAGTTTCATAATTCGATAATTCAACTACATTGATGTTTTTACCAATTTCATCAGAAAGCGTAATCAATCTGTCGTAAAAAATAGACTTTTTCTGAACAAAAACTGTCTTGCCTCCAATATCTAACTGATTTCTAATGAGATGATTTTCTAAAGAATGCTTTTTTAGTTTTTCCCAGCCTTCGGGTTTTCGTTGAACCAAAACTTGTCGGGTCTGGTTATGTGGCTCAGTGAATGCAAATCGTTTGGCCCTATCTTTTGTTACAGTAAGGTTCATTGCAATAATATCGCATTCTCCGTTTTGCAAACAATTGAAAGTTTCTTCCAAATCGTTACTCACAACAACTTCTAGTTTTACGCCAATATATTCTGCAAATATTTTCAAAAGCTCGTAATGGTAGCCCATTGGTTCGCCTTTATACACAAAATAATTTGTTGAATTATAATCGGTTACGGCAACAAATTTTCCCTCAGATAAAATGTTTGTAAGGTTTTCAGTTTTTGTAGTATCCTGAGTAATATTTTGTTTGCTGGATTTGCTATTGCATGAAAAAATTAATGGAAATATTACAAAAAATATTATTCTGACAAGAAATTTCTGCTTAATAATTAATACCATATCGCATATTTTAATAATATTTATAGTACGAATATAACCAAATAAGTTTATTATTCAAATTTTGCGGATTGTAGCCTCACAATTTTATTGGCAAAATCTTTTTTTGAGGTGCTGAAATGAAATGTTTTGGTGATAGCTATCTGTAAGCTAAAATACTAAATTGCATTATCATAGGCTGTTCTTCGAAAACCTTAGGAAACAAACTCCTTCGAAAGTTTCATGAAAATAACCTTTTTTGCCATCTAAAGGTAAATTGAATTTGTAAAAGGCTAAATGTCCGATTTGCGTTTTTACATGTTATTGCGTACTGAATATTAACAATTTAGATTAATTTTGTTTTCTTTTTCTTGATAAAAAGAAACAAAAATCAAGGCTACAGATAATTTTGATAAAAATTATAGGCGTTGGCCAGAAAAAATGGAGGGCGAGCGATGGCATTTGGGTTGTAGCATCATTTTTTCTTGACATTTTGTTACTTTTATGTCAAGACAAAAGTAAATGATAGGACAATAAACTGAACTTTATATTTCATAATTATAGGATGAAAGTTAATTTCCAGCACCTCAAAAAAAGATTTAGCCATTTTTAAAAATAAGACTCACAAACAACGATTTTTTATATATTTGCCAGATTTTTTAAAAATGATTATCAACAGAGATGGCAAAAAAATTTCCTGTATATAAACAATTAGATCTTTCACAAATAAATAAAGATATACTAAAGATTTGGGAAGAGAACAATACATTTGAAAAAAGTATAAGCTCGAGAGAAGGTCAAAAGTCTTTCGTTTTCTACGAAGGACCACCATCTGCAAATGGAAAACCTGGCATTCATCATGTAATGGCACGAAGCATAAAGGATATTTTTTGCAGGTATAAAACTATGCAAGGATTTCATGTAAAAAGAAAAGCTGGTTGGGATACACATGGTCTGCCAATAGAATTGAGCGTAGAAAAAACCCTTGGCATTACAAAAGAAGATATTGGAAAAAAAATCTCAATTGAAGACTACAATAAAGCTTGCCGAAAAGATGTAATGAAATATACCGATCTTTGGGAAGAACTTACATTAATTATGGGATATTGGGTAAATATGGACGATCCATATATTACCTACGATAACAGATATATCGAAACTTTATGGTACCTTTTGAAAAAACTTTACGAAAAAGGCTATTTGTACAAAGGACATTCAATTCAACCATATTCCCCGGCAGCAGGTACTGGTCTGAGCACTCACGAATTGAACCTACCCGGCTGCTACAAAGACGTGAAAGACACAACATGCGTAGCACAATTTAAGATTGTGAGAAATCAGGATTCTGAGTTTTTGTACGACAACTCAAACGATGATGTATATTTTCTGGCATGGACAACAACTCCATGGACACTTCCTTCTAATACAGCTTTAGCTGTAGGTCCGAAAATTGATTACGTAAAAGTCAAAACTTATAATCAATATACCGGAAAACAAATTTCTGTTATTCTTGCAGAAGATTTGTTTACACAGCATTTTTCTAAAAAGAATAAAGATTTAAAACTTGAAGATTATAATACAGGAGATAAAAAAATTCCATACGAAATAATTTCAGAACATATTGGTAAAGATTTCAATGGAATAAGATACGAACAAATATTGAAGTTTCATCAACCTACTGATGGAGATGCATTTAGGGTAGTACTCGGTGATTTTGTTACAACAGAAGATGGGACAGGAATAGTTCATATAGCACCAAGTTTTGGAGCCGACGATTACAGAGTTGCTGCACAAAATGGAATTGGCTCGCTTACTTTGGTCGATAAGCAAGGGAAATTTATTGATGGTTGTGAAGAAATAAGCGGCAGATTCGTAAAAAACAGCTACGATGAAAATCTTACTGAAGCCGATCCTACTGTAGATGTAGATATTGTTGTAAGACTGAAAAAGGAGAATAAAGCCTTCAATATCGAAAAACATGAGCACAATTATCCGCATTGCTGGCGAACTGACAAACCAATCCTATATTATCCATTAGATTCTTGGTTTATAAAAACTACTGCAGTACGCGACCGAATGATTGAACTAAACAACACAATCAATTGGAAACCACCTGCTACAGGCTCAGGCAGATTTGGAAAATGGTTAGAAAATTTAGTCGATTGGAATCTCTCACGTTCAAGATATTGGGGCACACCACTACCCATTTGGGTTTCGGAAGACAAAGAAGAAAAAATCTGCATTGGATCTGTAGAAGAACTAAAAAAAGAAATTGACAAATCTGTTGAGGCCGGATTTATGCACAAAAACCCAATTTCGGAATTTGAAGTTGGAGATAATTCAGAAGATAATTATAACAAAATTGACCTACACAAACCATTTGTTGATGATGTAGTTTTGGTTTCGCCAACTGGCAAAAAAATGTTCCGTGAGAAAGATTTGATAGATGTTTGGTTTGATTCCGGTGCAATGCCATACGCTCAATTGCATTATCCATTTGAGCATAAAGACGATTTTGAGCAATTTTTTCCATCCGATTTTATAGCCGAAGGAGTTGACCAAACTCGTGGTTGGTTTTTCACCCTTCACGCAATTGCTGTGATGCTCTTTGATTCTGTTTCTTTCAAAAATATTATTTCGAACGGCTTGGTTCTCGATAAAGATGGAAATAAAATGTCGAAACGCTTGGGAAATGCAGTTGATCCATTCAAAACAATCGAAAAATATGGTTCCGACCCGGTTAGGTGGTACATGATTTCGAATTCGCAACCTTGGGACAATTTGAAATTCGATATTTCAGGAATCGATGAAGTGAGAAGAAAATTTTTTGGCACATTATATAATACATACTCATTTTTTGCACTTTATGCAAATGTCGATGGCTTTGAATATAATGAACCCAATATTGTAATTAATCAACGTCCCGAATTAGACAGATGGATTTTATCGGTCTTAAATTCGTTAATTAAAGAAGTAGAATATTGTTACGAAAACTATTTCCCAACAAAAGCAGCGAGAGCAATTCAAAATTTTGTTTCAGAAAATCTAAGCAACTGGTTTGTTCGCTTAAGCCGAAAAAGATATTGGGGCGGAGAATATTCCACTGACAAAATCTCTGCATATCAGACTTTATATACATGTCTTGAAGCAGTAGCTCAACTTGCAGCACCAATTTCACCATTTTATACCGAACAATTATTTTTAGCTTTAAACAGCGTAAGCAATTCACATTCAGAAACTTCAGTCCATTTGTCATATTTTCCGAAATACAATGAAAAATATATCGACAAAGACCTGGAAGCAAAAATGGAGATTGCACAAAAAATATGTTCAATGGTGTTGTCTCTCAGGAGAAAAGTCAATATTAAAGTTCGCCAGCCACTTAGTCAGATTATGATTCCAATCTTAGACGAAAAGCATGTTGAAAAAATAAATGCTATTGAAAAAATAATTCTTTCGGAAGTAAATGTAAAATCAATTAAACTTATTACAGATGTTACAGGAATTATTGTAAAAAAAGTAAAACCAAATTTCAAAAAACTTGGCAGAAGGTTCGGGAAATTGATGAAACAATTAGCTTCAATAATAAACCATCTCAGTCAGGAAGACATTCTGAAAATTGAAAAGGAAGGAAAATATAGATTTTTTATAGACGACGAACCATACGAAGTAATGCTCGACGAATTAGATATTATTTCGGAAGATGTTCCTGGCTGGTTAGTTACAAGCGAAGGGAAACTTACTATTGCCCTTGATATTAATATCTCTCAAGAACTTAAAGAAGAAGGAATTGCTCGAGAGCTAATTAACCGTATTCAAAATTTCAGAAAAGATAGCGGTTTTGATGTTACAGACAAAATCACAATTGAGATTCAAAAAAATGAAGTTATTAATTCGGTAATAGAAAATTATTCCGATTATATTAAAACACAAACTTTATCGTTGAATATACTTCTTAAAGATGAAGTAGATCTTGCTGATGCAAAATTTATTGAAATTGATGATAAAATATCAACTATTGTAAATATAAATAAAATATAAGAAATTAAATAATTAGCTTATCTTTAACAAAATTTTATTGTTATGGCAGAAAAAAACAGATATTCAGATGAAGAGCTTAATGAATTTAAAGAACTAATATTAAGCAAAATAGAAAAGGCTCAAAGCGATTATGATACTCTTCGTAGTACTATTGCTCAAACTGACAATAATGACATTCAAGACACATCGCCCACATTTAAGGTGTTAGAAGAAGGAGCCTCTGTATTGTCAAAAGAAGAAGCTGGAAAACTAGCTCAACGACAGATTAAATTCATTCAACATTTGCAATCAGCATTAGTTAGGATAGAAAACAAAACATACGGAATTTGTCGCGAAACCGGAAACCTTATTTCAAAACCACGTCTAAAAGCAGTTCCGCACGCTACTCTTAGCATAGACGCAAAACGAAATCAAAAATAGCAATACCCGTATGAAGCGACCAATTATTGTTGTTCTAATCATATTGCTGCTCGACCAAATCTTAAAAGTATGGATTAAAACTCATATGCTTATGGGGGAAGAGCATAAAATTTTTGGCAATTGGTTTATTATTCATTTTACTGAAAATAATGGAATGGCATTTGGCATGGAGTTAGGCGGCCAAACAGGTAAAATGATACTAAGCATTTTCAGACTATTTGCTGTTACTGCAATCGGAATTTACATATATCATCTTGTAAAAAACAAAGCAAACCAAGGTCTAATAATTTCAATTTCGATGATATTTGCCGGAGCACTCGGAAATATTATAGACAGTATGTTCTATGGTATGATTTTCAACGACAGCTATCATCAGCTTGCAACATTTTTGTCTGCCGAGGGCGGATATTCATCTTTCCTACATGGCAGAGTTGTTGACATGCTCTATTTCCCAATATTTGAAGGACACTTCCCACAATGGTTCCCTTTCTGGGGAAGCGAGCAATTTATTTTCTTTAGACCGGTTTTTAACATTGCAGATTCATCAATAACAATAGGAGTATTCATTATCATTCTTTTTCAGAAAAAATTTTTCAAACATAAATAATGAATGATAATAATTATTTTATGCAAAGAGCAATTCGTCTTTCGGAAAAAAGTATTGAAAATGGAGGCGGTCCGTTTGGAGCAGTTGTTGTAAAAAATAATGAAATTGTTGCGGAAGCAGCAAACCAAGTTACACAAAATAATGACCCCACCGCTCATGCAGAAATTGCAGCAATTAGGCTTGCCGCAAAAAAACTAAATACTTTCGACTTATCGGGATGCACAATATTCACTTCCTGCGAACCATGTCCAATGTGTCTTGGTGCAATTTATTGGGCACATATCGATAAAATATTTT includes:
- a CDS encoding transporter substrate-binding domain-containing protein, with product MVLIIKQKFLVRIIFFVIFPLIFSCNSKSSKQNITQDTTKTENLTNILSEGKFVAVTDYNSTNYFVYKGEPMGYHYELLKIFAEYIGVKLEVVVSNDLEETFNCLQNGECDIIAMNLTVTKDRAKRFAFTEPHNQTRQVLVQRKPEGWEKLKKHSLENHLIRNQLDIGGKTVFVQKKSIFYDRLITLSDEIGKNINVVELSNYETEQLISLVASGEIDYTVCDEIVGLVNQTYYPNIDVGTTISFPQNLAWAVKKDANDLRTEIDKWLIEFKKTVRFRNIYNKYFRNSRSANIAKSEYNSISGGRISEYDELIKKFSENLNWDWRLLASLIYQESKFKPNVRSWAGAYGLMQLMPSTAERYGVDSLANPEENIEAGVKFLIWLDQVLSEKIDDEKEKIKFILGSYNVGLGHVIDARALAKKNGKDPDVWNESVDYYLIKKSQPKYYHDPVVQHGYCRGIETYNYVTEILERYEHYKNVIVLQKF
- a CDS encoding isoleucine--tRNA ligase; protein product: MAKKFPVYKQLDLSQINKDILKIWEENNTFEKSISSREGQKSFVFYEGPPSANGKPGIHHVMARSIKDIFCRYKTMQGFHVKRKAGWDTHGLPIELSVEKTLGITKEDIGKKISIEDYNKACRKDVMKYTDLWEELTLIMGYWVNMDDPYITYDNRYIETLWYLLKKLYEKGYLYKGHSIQPYSPAAGTGLSTHELNLPGCYKDVKDTTCVAQFKIVRNQDSEFLYDNSNDDVYFLAWTTTPWTLPSNTALAVGPKIDYVKVKTYNQYTGKQISVILAEDLFTQHFSKKNKDLKLEDYNTGDKKIPYEIISEHIGKDFNGIRYEQILKFHQPTDGDAFRVVLGDFVTTEDGTGIVHIAPSFGADDYRVAAQNGIGSLTLVDKQGKFIDGCEEISGRFVKNSYDENLTEADPTVDVDIVVRLKKENKAFNIEKHEHNYPHCWRTDKPILYYPLDSWFIKTTAVRDRMIELNNTINWKPPATGSGRFGKWLENLVDWNLSRSRYWGTPLPIWVSEDKEEKICIGSVEELKKEIDKSVEAGFMHKNPISEFEVGDNSEDNYNKIDLHKPFVDDVVLVSPTGKKMFREKDLIDVWFDSGAMPYAQLHYPFEHKDDFEQFFPSDFIAEGVDQTRGWFFTLHAIAVMLFDSVSFKNIISNGLVLDKDGNKMSKRLGNAVDPFKTIEKYGSDPVRWYMISNSQPWDNLKFDISGIDEVRRKFFGTLYNTYSFFALYANVDGFEYNEPNIVINQRPELDRWILSVLNSLIKEVEYCYENYFPTKAARAIQNFVSENLSNWFVRLSRKRYWGGEYSTDKISAYQTLYTCLEAVAQLAAPISPFYTEQLFLALNSVSNSHSETSVHLSYFPKYNEKYIDKDLEAKMEIAQKICSMVLSLRRKVNIKVRQPLSQIMIPILDEKHVEKINAIEKIILSEVNVKSIKLITDVTGIIVKKVKPNFKKLGRRFGKLMKQLASIINHLSQEDILKIEKEGKYRFFIDDEPYEVMLDELDIISEDVPGWLVTSEGKLTIALDINISQELKEEGIARELINRIQNFRKDSGFDVTDKITIEIQKNEVINSVIENYSDYIKTQTLSLNILLKDEVDLADAKFIEIDDKISTIVNINKI
- a CDS encoding TraR/DksA family transcriptional regulator; its protein translation is MAEKNRYSDEELNEFKELILSKIEKAQSDYDTLRSTIAQTDNNDIQDTSPTFKVLEEGASVLSKEEAGKLAQRQIKFIQHLQSALVRIENKTYGICRETGNLISKPRLKAVPHATLSIDAKRNQK
- a CDS encoding lipoprotein signal peptidase, whose translation is MKRPIIVVLIILLLDQILKVWIKTHMLMGEEHKIFGNWFIIHFTENNGMAFGMELGGQTGKMILSIFRLFAVTAIGIYIYHLVKNKANQGLIISISMIFAGALGNIIDSMFYGMIFNDSYHQLATFLSAEGGYSSFLHGRVVDMLYFPIFEGHFPQWFPFWGSEQFIFFRPVFNIADSSITIGVFIIILFQKKFFKHK
- a CDS encoding nucleoside deaminase; its protein translation is MNDNNYFMQRAIRLSEKSIENGGGPFGAVVVKNNEIVAEAANQVTQNNDPTAHAEIAAIRLAAKKLNTFDLSGCTIFTSCEPCPMCLGAIYWAHIDKIFFANDRSDAKNIGFDDSLIYEEIKLSLEERKIPIKQILHTEGQIAFENWQKKEDKINY